GTGGGGCGCACTTGTTGCAAACGTATTTTCTGTTATCATTGTAATTGTAGAAACCGTTTTAGAGTCCCGCGAAGAACAGTGGTGGTAGGTTAAAATTCTGCCATCAATTTCCGATAATAGTATTTGGACGGTAACCTTACAGGAGGAACTCCGTTGAAAATAGAAAGGCTATCAGCCGAGATACTAAAACTTTTGAACGAAGAAAATCTGCAGACCAAAAGGAAGAAAGCTGCTGGCGGGAATAAAAACAGCACACAGCTAAGTGGCGTTATTATAAATATTTCCGAGGAAATAAAACAGGTAGAAGTTGAACTACCCACAAGAGAAAAAGTAGAAGAAATAAAGAAAGCAATCGCCGAAGGTAAATATAAGATAGATGTTCATAAAATATCTGACGCTTTAATAAAAGAAATCATCGGCGACGAATAGAAGAATAAACACAAGCTAAAACCTTCGCAACCAACCTGTAAAGCTCAGGAGGAATCTCTTCCCCTGGGTCTAACTTAACCAGCATGGAAACCAATAGTTTATCTTCAACAATCGGAACGCCGTGTTTTTTTGCCAACTCCACAATTTTTTCTGCAATAATACCTTCTCCCTTCGCAACCACCTGAGGGGCATTCATCTTCCCCCTTTCATACTTCAAAGCCGCCGCCTTCTTCCTCTCTTCCATCTTTTCCTTCACTGATTTAACCTTACTTTATTACCTTATATTGTAGAATTTCCACCACAAAACCAAAAGGGGAAAGAAATGACAGTAAGAGTAAGGTTTGCACCAAGCCCTACAGGATTTATGCACGTCGGAAACGCAAGAACAGCGCTATTTAACTACCTATTTGCAAGACACAACAAAGGAAAACTAATCCTCAGAATAGAAGATACAGACATAGAAAGACACAGCGAAGAAGCAGTAAACGTCATTTACGAAGCCCTAAAGTGGATGGGAATAGAGTGGGACGAAGGACCAGACGTAGGCGGAAATTACGGACCTTACAGACAATCTCAAAGGCTTGATATATACAGGCAATACATCAATAAACTAAAAGAAAAAGGTCTCGTTTACGAATGTTTCTGCACACAGGAAGAACTTGAAGCTATGCGTCAGGAACAACTTAAAAAAGGTGAACCTCCCCGTTACACCGGGAAGTGCAGGAATTTAATAGAAGAACAAAAGAAAAAATTTTTAGAAGAAGGAAGAAAACCTGTTCTGAGATTTAAAGTCCCTGAAGACAGAACCATCGTTTTCAACGACCTCATAAAAGGGAGAATTTCCATAAATTCAAAGCAGTTAGGCGGAGACTTCGTAATCGTCCGTTCAAACGGTATGCCTGTTTACAACTTCGTCGTTGTTATTGATGATGCCCTGATGAAGATAACCCACGTAATAAGAGGAGAAGACCACATCTCCAATACTCCGAAACAGATTCTCCTTTACGAAGCTTTAGGGTTTAAAACACCAGAATTCGCTCACCTGCCG
This region of Desulfurobacterium pacificum genomic DNA includes:
- a CDS encoding EscU/YscU/HrcU family type III secretion system export apparatus switch protein translates to MEERKKAAALKYERGKMNAPQVVAKGEGIIAEKIVELAKKHGVPIVEDKLLVSMLVKLDPGEEIPPELYRLVAKVLACVYSSIRRR
- a CDS encoding flagellar biosynthesis anti-sigma factor FlgM; amino-acid sequence: MKIERLSAEILKLLNEENLQTKRKKAAGGNKNSTQLSGVIINISEEIKQVEVELPTREKVEEIKKAIAEGKYKIDVHKISDALIKEIIGDE